Genomic window (Phragmites australis chromosome 21, lpPhrAust1.1, whole genome shotgun sequence):
ttttactaattttttaattaCGTATACTTagaaaaaataccaaaaaagAACATATACAATCAGCATAAGCACAGGTAACTATTTCCCTTCCTTCTTCTCCTATAGATCTAGTTCGCTAACGAGTAATCCCACGAGGCCGCAACCATAGAAAAAGATTTTAGATATGGGTTATTTGCTTTgttcctcctccttttcttttagaGATTCCTTTTCTCTCTATCATTTCGATGCTAATAGTGGCTGGACTTTCACTCAAGAATGTATCATCGACCTATTTCAAAGTTGACACTCTACTTATTAATCAGTAGGCATGACAAACCATGTTCCATTACATTTTTGTCTTCCTCTGTGAAAAAACTCTAGAACCAATATGTATTACTTTTTTCTAGATTATATTTTGAATACGTTGACTAGTGTATAGCTTTGTGATTGCTTTTTGATACGCCGTTATGACACAACTTCAACTTCTCCATTGAAAAATGCCATGGAGCTTCAGATGTTAGGATTCTACATTAGCTTAAGAAGACTCGTCATAAGCTAGGATTaagcaaaaggaaaaaatagatCCTTGGAACCAGTTTATTTGTCTTATAaggttttctaaataaatttctaTAAATTGTATTCTGCACAAGGCATAACTAAGAGGAAAATATATGTAATGGAAACCACATACTGGTGGAAACATGAAATCACTTTAAAACATGTCTAGAAGTTTTGAagaattcttcaaaaaaatacCATATGGAGAGGAAGTGATATTATGCATCTATGGAAATTTTCAAAATGAAACACGCATTTTTTTTGAGATTTGacaaacaacaaagaaaaaaagacaaaaattaGGAATAAGGTATGTGCTAAGGCCTTCTCCAGCAGTGCCAGCAAACGAGCCGCATCTGCATTTTTACCGATTGGAGCTCTCGTATATGTCTCCAGCAGCTACTGCATACGACCTTTTCAGCAGCTACAGTGATGCCGATTGAAAATTGGGAGCAGCAAATTTGAGGCCGGTTGGAGCACCCGTATCACTGTAGCTGGTGTATGCACGTGACCCCGAGAGCAGGggagagtaatagaagataggaaatatggtagttgctggagatgaaaaaaatagaagatactataataatattaaatgatactgtaatagtattataagggataaatttttaaagtatctgttgAAGATGACTAAGGTTCCTTATCGAGAACCAACCTCGGCCCTCCGCTAGGCCAACCGtgtttagaaaaagaaaattccagTAGCAAgttgaccaaaatacccttaaAGCTGGGAAAAAATCCTAAACCCCAACCTTCGTCCCCTCGCCGCTGACCTGCCCGTTCTAGGGTTTTTACCTCTCACTTCGCCTCCTGAATCCCCTCCGCCGTCGTCTCCCGgaactccgccgccgcctctccctgGTAATCGACATCTCCATCCCTAATCCCCTCACAGCAACCTTCTTCGCATTGTTCTATTGCTGCATCTCCACCCACTAGCTCGCTTCTTGTTCGAATCGTGAAACGGGATTGACGGCGAGATAGATCCGAATCGACTTCATTCTTCGTTTCTTTCTCCCTTTTTCGCTAGGTCCTGGTGATCGTTTCTCTTACCGCGTTCAATTGCGATTTGGCAGGGTATTTCGGGAGATGGCGTTCTTGCAAAAGGTTGGGAATCTTGTCAAGCGATCCACGAGTGCCAGCTCGTCGCTGTACCAGTCGGTTCGATCCATGTCCTCCTCGAAGCTCTTCGTAGGAGGTCCCGAGTTCTCCACTCCACACTGTTGATTCATTtcgctatatttttttttattggatgGATTCATTTCGCTTTGTTTCTGCAAACGATTTGATTGATTCGAGAAGCCCTTATTTTGTTCTGTTGCTGTAACTGATTTTGTCCTCGCAGGCATCTCGTACGGCACGGATGAACAGAGCCTGAGGGATGCGTTCGCTAACTATGGCCAAGTCATTGAAGGCATGCGTCTTTCTTGTATTCCGCTTCTTTCACATGTACGCAAAGATTGGACCCTGTTGTGCGAAAATAACTATGGTGTTATTGTTCAGCTAGGGTGATTATGGACCGTGAAACAGGAAGATCAAGGGGGTTTGGTTTTGTAACATACACATCCACAGAGGAGGCAGCCACTGCCATGACTGCCATGGATGGGAAGGTGCGTTGTGCTTAGTTTGTCAAACTGATTGGACTTTGCATGTCAGGTGGCAATAAGCCTTCTTTGTTCGATGGGTTGCGCAGCTGCTCTATTTTTCACTTATAGTTATTTATTTTGAGAGCGTGTTAAATAGTTGCACAGTAATGTACTATTGTATGTCATATAAGGTATGATAGCGATGAAAAATTTATCTCTCGATAAATGTAAGCACACAGTTCTTTCTGAATCTGAAAATATTAGGTATTATCTTGAAATTCTATGTCCAATGAACCTATGACTTTTCATATGCTACAATGATTTGATTAGCTGACTTGGGTAATGAGTAATAGACATCTAAGGGGGAAAATACAGATCCAAACTGGCAAATTGTTAAGCTCCTTAATTTGATGGATGCCACTTGTAACCTATATGTGCAATGATATTCTGGAATCTGATATGGAGTATTAGAATAGCATGCAGTTCAGAACTAGCCGACTTAGATTTCAGCCAAATTGCATTGTTTATTTTCTCCATGCTTTAGGGGTTTGCATTGTTGTGTTGCTGGATCTGTCCTGAAGGTGCAGTTGATTGCATAGACGTATTTAATGCTATAAGTGTTGCATTGTGTTGCATTTTTGTTTTGTGTAGCACCTTAAAACTTAGACATGTTGCAGTTCTCCACTTGCATGAGATGCAAGGAACATAAATTGATTCCATAGAACCAACCATACATTGATGAGTGGTACCTTAATATTGCTCTTATGGCTCGTTGTATATAGTAAATTGCAGTTAGGTCCTTGGACAAGTGTATCACCAAGGCCCTTGAACTTGACTTACTCATTTAGGTCCTTGAACTTGTCTAATTGGGTCCACAAACATCCAAATCTTATTTAATAGTGAATTAAACATGGGACAACACCTTGGTTCATTCTTAATTATTTTACCACACAATCATCATGTGAAACCAATGGCAAATAGATGTATTTGAATCATAGTCACCAGAAGGCTGGGTTGATCAGGTCGAGGAACGGGGTCGCGGGATGCGGGTCGACACTTTACAAAAGTAGGGTACGAAGGGGGTATACCTCCTCGGGACGACTAATTCGCGATGTGGTACACGACCCCAAGGAATCTGGATGGAGCATCAGGAGTTCGGGACTGAGGAACCTAAgggaaaagaaaacagaaaagaaggGAATAATGGATTAGATGGGCTGCCATTTGCTAGCTCATCCAGCCCACCTCCACCTTAACTTGCTTTAACTCCTCCAGAAATGCACACACAGAAGTTGCAGGCAGTCGGCAGCCCCGTTGTTTTCTTCCTCCCGCTGTCTCCCTTCTGAAACTGCAGCCACTCTCCGTTCAGTCCTCCGCTGCGGCACCTCCTCCATCGCCGccacatcaccaacatcccCCCACCGCCACaccacacccccccccccccggccccgCGGCACAACCCTTGTTCAATCTCCGCTGCAGCTGCAGCATCTCTTCTTGCCTCACGACCATGCTGCAATGGGGCGGTGATCCAGCCTAAAATGGGACACCGATGCGATTCGACCCTGACCCTCAAATTAGGACGACGTCCCGGGGTCGTGGAACGAGGCTTCGACCTTGTTTCCTGTGACTATGATTTGAATTTCATGACAAAATTattgtttttataaaaaaacattaGTACCTTTCCTCTAATACATACTGAGCAGTTAGCAAGTGTTTGCTTATCTTAAATATTGTCAACATGCCATATGATCAATACCTGCAAAGTTGTGTTTGGACCTGCTATGACACACTTACACTGGTCAAGAGACCTAAATGTGCAATTATAAAGTTTAGAGACCCAAATGAGACTGTCGTGCAAGTTTAGGGGCATGTGGTGCATTATACAAACTTATATAAGAGGAACACAGTAAACATATTATGCTGAGAAAACTTGAGAAAAAGCAAAATTCAGTCAGTTTGTTCTATTGGAAATATTGATGTGTGCCACTGGCAGAGTTGGAAATTGCACTTACAAAGGATATTTTAGCTATGCCACTATACAGAGGATATTTTAGCTATGCCACTACAAATAGAGAAATTATCTTCTATGTATGTCAATTCCATTTGTAGCAAATTCAGTTATTTCAATAGTATTAATTGAATTGGGAGACCATAGTGCCTTTATGTACATGCAGTCATAGAATAAACGATTTGGTGCTTTATGTCAAAATGGAAATAAAAATGTTGACCATGCTAATAAGCAATGGTGGGCCTGAAAGGCCGAAAGTATAATGTACCTAAGAAATGAAGccgactatttttttttttaaagtttttcaAGTGAACAGTGACCACTGACCAGACTTGCCTTTGAAGAGTTATACATGGCTAATTATCGCAAAACCTGACTGCTATATTTATCTATGATTTGTAGAATGCATTCACTGCTGGTGTACAATCCTGTACCAGGCCATCTGTTAGGTTGCAAGTGCCTTTAACTTGTGTGCTAAACTTGTCCCTAGAGCACAGTGCCCTGACAAAGCCATGTCTTGTCACTGGTCTAACATTCTCAACCTCTGAACACCTAAGTTGGTCACTATCAATCTTTTGTTCCTGACTACCTGTTGTGTGTACCAGAGGTAATGTCTGGTGCTCTGAGAGAGCTATACTGTAGCAACAGCCATAGTGTTCATGTGGGACCGTTTTCACAATATTTGTTTGAAGTTAAGAGATAATTATGGTTAGTTTCCTTGTTAGTTGGTCTATGTCCTTGTTTGATGGGCATGCAATGTATCCACTATTAATTAAGAAACAGTGAATTAGTTTTTTTTCGTCTAAAGTTCTTTCATTCATGTCCATAGTCTACCTACCCCTTCCTATACCCTAATACCTTTCAAGCTTTGCGTTCTGCTGTCCTCTGCATGTTGGTTACACCGATGTGAATCAAGGTTCACATCGCCGCCTCATTTGAATTGATGGTTTCGGCAAGAACTTTGGAATAATTGAATTGCTTGTTTCAAAATTCTTATTGGGGTCATTCATACTGATTTCCGAACAGTTAACAATTTTCATGAAGGAGATCAGTAGCACAGAGATAGCATGGTCATTAGGAGTTGGGTTAGAAAACTGATCGTAGAAGATAGATTCAGTGTATATTGTGTAATTAATGTCAAACTGTATTGCCTTGTTCAGCCAAGGGAAATTCATACATGAACTTTGGTTCGTCTATACCTATCTTGGGTAAATGAACTTCTATGCTTCAAAAAATGACCAAAAATTTATCCATCATGACAAATCATGTGGACCTGCAAAAATTTGTGCAAAAATGTGTTCATATGTTCAttgtgcaaaaaagagataaggCTTATCTTTTGTTCAAATGATGCTTTatctcttgtttttcttttctttttctaaatgCACAAATGAACATATTTTTGCGTAAATTTTTGTAGGTATGCATGATTTGGCATGACTGTTTTAGAGATTTTTTTGAGGTGTACAAGTTCATATATCCACCATGGCTGCAGATGAACCTAGGTTCAAAAAAATCCACACCTGTATAGCCAGGCTATATAGGTTTCTTTCTAGAAATTGTGAAAGCATAGAGGAGTGGGCAGGAACTGGTAAATTGAGGGTGAGGTGAGGAAAGAGTTGTTTGTGAGGAAGCTTTGTTGGATGGGATGGTGGGAAGGGAACCCTAGTGATGGGCTAAGAGGTGTCAGTGATTTGTTAAAAGCATTTATGCTCTTGTTTCTGCACTACCTCAATTATCTTTTAGCAATATTATGCAATTGATGAGCTGCTGTTTGTCTCTATTACGTGATTGTTTTGTGTGTTGCACGGTCTGAAACTGCACAAAATACCATTGTAGGAATACTTTTCTAGAGCCTAACTATCATCTTATGCCACCCAGTTTGTGTTAAAAGCTGAATTTATTTTCCTTAATTGTTGCCCATAGGTTCAATTTTCCAACATCTATTTTCCTGTTATCAGGATCTGCAGGGTCGGATAGTGAGGGTGAGTTATGCTCATGACCGTGGTAGCCGTGCTGGTGGTTTTGGTGGTGGCAGTGGAGGCTACGGTGGTGGTGGATATGGAGGTTCATATGGTGGCGGCGGAGGCTATAGCGGAGGCGGTGGTTATGGTGGAGGTTCTTATGGTGACAGTGGAGGCTACGctagaggtggtggtggtggatacAATGATGGTGGCAATATTGGTTCAGGCTACAACACTGGTGGGAACTATGGTGTTTCTGAAGGTGGACGAGGTGCTTATGGTGGTGATGCCAGTTACACAGGTGGCACTGGCGGATATAATGCTAGTCCTGGTAATTACAGTGGTGGTAGCTTCAATCAAGGAGGTGGTGTACCTGGTGAATATGGAGGCGGCAACTATGGTGGCGCAAGCAATAATAGCTACGTGGACAGTGCCTCCAACACTGCATCTGTTGGTAAGCTGGATGTCTTGTTAAATGATCTCAAAGTTGACAATGCTGGAGAGGCTGAGGCTGAGGTTGTGAGTGAGGGTGTGGATCTTGACGTTGCTGATGAGGACATGAAAGGAGATGGTCATGATGACTTTGTCCAGGATGATTGCAAGGACGAAGATGAACCTGACGACTATGCCAACAAAAGAAGTTGAACTCAGCCCCAAGCACAAGGCGAAGAAATTAACTGGTTATGGGCTGCGCACTATAGTGCTCTCCGTGGTAAAACTGCCTTGAAGACCATCTGCTGTATGCAAATAAGTCTAGGGTTTCTTGTCACAGCTATGTttcacttcttgcttgcttATGTTGTGTATGCTTGATGATGCTGGACTCCTGATATGTCACGAACGTCTGGAATGGGAATCATATGAATAAAATGTAAGGACTAAGGACATTGCACTTGGTTCCGGATCTAACTTGTGTTCGTGCTGTCGTGTTCTTGGGTGCAATATATTGAATTTTCTGTCGGCAGCTCCATTGCCTGCTGATGGTTATTCCAGTTTCCGCTCGTCATTGATTACGAGAATCATACAGATTGCTTATCATTTAGGGGATGCATGAACAACCTTGTCGCTAGTGCCCTTGCCCAATGGTCCTTGTGCACGGTGAGACCAATATCTCGCATCCTTGTGCCGTCCTGGTGCAAATTTTCGTTGTGCTTGCTCCTAGAGCGAGCCCTGGCTTCAGGCTCATAGACCCCATGGCCTCAGGTGTTGCGGTCAGAGGGCCTGAGGAGGCTCTGTAAGGAGAATGATAGCTGCAACCGGGGCTGATTACATTTTCAAATTAGGCAACTTCTCAACATCTTCTCTTTATAAACATATCACCTTTTCAGGTGTTACAGGTTTGAGAATGGTTGATGCGTGGAACACATAAGTCCCACTGAAGTTCAGAATTTACCTTTGAATGTTACTTAGAGTCAATGAAGAGAACGATGAGGAGCAGCAAAAATTGTTGCAAATGCAACCAGTACAAGAGGAAAATTCAACAAAGTGAGCCTAATCTCAACAAAGTGAGCCTAATCTTCAGTCTGTATTGAATGGTTTACATAGCTTTTGCCTTTGGCTATTAAGTGGGATGAGCATTTGTTTGTAGGTGTTCGAAGGGTTCAAGCAAATCCTCGACTAAACTACGCTGAGTTCAATTCTTTGTTGTTAGGTGTAGATCATCTTCGTATCTTAGAAAAAGGTTCCTTCGATCGACATCTCTTTGCTAATAAGTGTAGAACATCTTCAATGCACAAAGTTGAAAAATTCATTCTTTACCGGATTATTGTGCGGAGACAAAAGGGGATAAAGCCCACTTCACATGGTCAGTGAATACGAGTTTTCCTTGTGTCTGTAACCTGGAAACTCAAAAAGGCCAATATTACCAGAGGCTAAATAATTAACAAGGGATAGGTGCTTGGCAGCGGCGATGTTGTACTGCATTCGAATGATAAATGAAATGATTTTAGTGCTTATCATTCAAAGACTAATCTCATTGCCTCTTGCTAAACCGTATATATAGAATTATCAGTGGATCAATGAGTAGTCATAACAATAACATGCTTGCGTATTTTCTCAGACACACGAAGCAAATAAGTCGCACAAAATAATTTGTTGCATAAATTCAACATATATATAAGGATGTGCTTGGGAATTGGGAAGAAATTAAATCAACATATATTGCAAGCCTTAATTAAGAGGAGAACAGAACAGATACTTCTCTTACAAGGTAGCACGAATATGACATCTTGTGGACACCAAGGTTTTATTTTTGATAATTGTTGATGGAAAAAAAACTTACGGAGGTGATGTGGATACATAAAAGGGTACGAAATTGCAACTGGATGGCATATAGGGGATTAGTGATTTTGTGATGGTAGATTTAGGATTAAAGAAAATTGTAatggtaaataaaaaattggtctattttattttatacacGTCGCTCTTCCAACCACCACCGGTGCAAACATGGAGCATGTATATACACAAGCATGGATCAAACAACCAAGGCCTAGCAATCCTTGTAGCAGGTACAACTATGATGGAATGTGATAGCCAGCCCTGCTGTAACCCTCATTACGGCATGAGATTGAGCATTTATTGTCGAAACTTCTGGAAGCGGAATGGGCTGCTGGCTGAGATTCCAACTTTGCGCACACACCAAAATTAAAGAGGACAGTCAGTGCCCAGCAATCTACCTGCGTCTATAGTATAATGGAAATAGttttcatctaaaaagaaataaagaaaaaaataccaaaGGATAGAAACTCCCCCACTTTATCATTAACATAGCTCAATAGTATtttagcaaaggaaaaaaatctatataacCCTCTGAACTATCGGCTctcatatttttatttacaaATGTTAGCCTTGGTATAGtaccatcacctatatcaaGTTCTTTAAATGGATTAGCCGATGAAAAGTCTTGATCTAACTCATCTAAGTCCTCAAAGACTTCACTAATATCATTTTTATCTAAACGATATTGTTCCATAGGCTTCTGTAGCCATTCTAAATTCTTATCTCTACTCATTTATATACTGCATCATTTAACCAATTATCGCAAACCGGCTTTACGACCACGGGTACAAAACCATCTTTAAAGATACTAAGAAAGCTGTAATCCTAAAGATCAAGCCCTGAAAAGCACTTGGTATTGCCATATCTCCAATCGGCTGAAGCATTGGCCAAAGCGACATAGGCCAAAGTATCCGCGGGTACCACTTCTACGTCATCGTCTATCCATTGAATCAAAAATTGATGCAAAGTAGAGGGAACACAACCATTTGCATGAATTCAATCATGTCCAAAAATAACACTATAATTACCTTGCACCTCGACGACGAAGAAAACAGTGGATAATATCTTGCTTCCAATAGTAAGTTCCATGGAAATAACACCTTTGGTCTTATTAGAATCACCCGCGAACCCATTGAGCACCAAATTAGTCTTTATCAATTCATCGTCATCTCTGTTAAGCTTCTTGAAAATGGAGTATGGCATCAAGTTAACCGTAGCTCCTCATCAACAAGCATTTTCGAAATCGGCTTCCCATTAATATGACCTTTTACATATAATGGCTTCAAATGTCGATATGCCTTTGTGGGCTTTTCAAAGATAGCCTCTCTCAGAGCCTCTCTCAGTCTCAAGTCCAATTGAACCACTTCAACCTCATCTATAGCACAAAACTTCgaaggtaacataaaaaccatattgataTCCATACCTTCGGCCGGTGAAGCGTCATTAGTGGGTACTGGCGAATCACCATAATCGAGTAGTTCTTCTTGTATAGGCGTGGGTGCTGGTGTAGAAGCTGACATAAAGCTGATATTGGTACGGTTGTAGTACCTTGCTTTGGCCTCTATATTTGCTTCATAGGTTGCATCGGTTTAACCTCATTAAAAGTAGCATcctgtaattttcttttctttgtatgGGACAAGCTTGAGGGACACCATCTCGGCTATAGGTATTTAGACAATGGCTTACTGCTGCTCGCCTCATTATCATTAGCCTTTGGAGCGACTTGGACAACAGTAAGTACATGTTTAGACTTGGTTGGATTATTGCTAATGACAATCAATCCTTCGCCAGGCTCTTTGGCAACCACTTGCATTGAACCAATCTCAATAATATCAGTAGTTGTGGTCC
Coding sequences:
- the LOC133903481 gene encoding glycine-rich RNA-binding protein GRP2A-like gives rise to the protein MAFLQKVGNLVKRSTSASSSLYQSVRSMSSSKLFVGGISYGTDEQSLRDAFANYGQVIEARVIMDRETGRSRGFGFVTYTSTEEAATAMTAMDGKDLQGRIVRVSYAHDRGSRAGGFGGGSGGYGGGGYGGSYGGGGGYSGGGGYGGGSYGDSGGYARGGGGGYNDGGNIGSGYNTGGNYGVSEGGRGAYGGDASYTGGTGGYNASPGNYSGGSFNQGGGVPGEYGGGNYGGASNNSYVDSASNTASVGKLDVLLNDLKVDNAGEAEAEVVSEGVDLDVADEDMKGDGHDDFVQDDCKDEDEPDDYANKRS